The DNA sequence TTAAAAGATAACTATAGGCTCGATCTTTTGCAACCCATTTGAAGCAGCTAAATAGACTTCATTGGGTTGCATGATAGAAGTCAGCTTTTCCATGTTGTCTTGCTGGCTGATAAAATCAATCGTATGCAGGGAAGCCAGCATTTGAATAAAAGCAGGAAGAGGTTCTCGGTCTAATACGTTCACCAAAACATTCCAGTTTTCTCTTTGTCTCAATTGCTGAATGGCATCAAAAAGCGCCGCACTAAACCCATCTTTACTCGATAAGCCAATGATTGCTAGAAATTTTCCTCGTAAAACTTCTTGAAGGGCGAAGAAATGATTTTCATTAAAAACTTTATTATCCACATCTAATTCTAATAATCGATGGGCTAGGTCAGATATAGTCACCCGAGCACAACCAAAACGTTCAATGGCAATGCCCGCAGCTACATTGGAAAGTTGTGCTGCTTCCCCTAAGGATAAACCTGAAGCAACAGAACATGCGAGTATGGCCAAGACTGTATCCCCAGCTCCTGTCACATCTTTGACCTCCCGAACAGCCACAGGAAAATCGTCTCGTTTCCCATTGGGATAAAACAAAGAAATTCCACATTCTGAACGTGTAATCATTAAAACTTCGGCTTGTGTCAATTTAAGAACCCGTTTAGCCACTTCATCCAAAGAAGTTTCGAAGGGTAGGTTCACGGCTTCATAAGCTTCTTTGAGGTTTGGTTTGATGACCGTGGAACCTTGATATTTAGTAAAATCAATTCCTTTAGGGTCTGTAATAACAGGAATGCCTCTTTTTTTCGTTTCAGCCATTAATCCACTCAGCAATGTGGGAGATAAAAAGCCTTTGCCATAATCTGAAATAGCCACAACTTTCACGTCTTCCAAAAGCGAAGAGAGTTTTTCTATCACTTGTTGTTCTAGCATCTCTGGAATAGGCAAGATACGTTCATGATCCACCCGTACAATTTGTTGATTTTCGGCAATCACGCGATTTTTAACAGGTGTTGGGTAACCGGCTTGAATCATTAGCCCCGCAGTAGAAATCCCTTCATCTTGGAGTGTCTCTGCAAGCAATTTACCTGATAAATCTTCTCCAATACGCCCAACAGCAATGACATGAGCACCAAGAGAAAGTAAATTTAACACAACGTTTCCAGCACCTCCAGGACGATGTTCTTCCCGTTCGACTTGGATCACAGCGACTGGTGCTTCGGGTGAAATCCGACGCGCTTTTCCTATTGTATACGTATCAAGGAGGAAATCTCCAATGACCATTACTTTTTGATTAGAAAGTTGGCTAATTGAGCCCGTCAGTCTTACCATCTTTTCTCCGGAAGCAAATAATTTTGAACATAATCTTTTACAGATTCTTCGAGAGGAGTACATTTTGCTAGATCGCCTAAAACACCCCATGTTCTAGACATGTCTGCACATGTATAGTTTTGATACTTGCCTAATAAATCAGGTGGCATGTCAATATACTCAATGTTTTCTGGAAGATTTAACGCTTTAAAAATAGCCTTGGCAAGATCATTCCACGTTTCAGCTATCCCTGTTCCTATATTAAAAATTCCCGTTACATCATTATCTAAAAAGGAACAGGTCATGCGAGCCACATCTTTCACATAGATAAAATCTCGTTGTTGCCCCCCGTTTGAAAAATGAGGATCATTTGATTTGAATAAACGGATTTTCCCTTCTTTCAAGGCCATAGGAACCACGTGCATTATGGCAGAAGCCATACGTCCTTTGTGCCACTCATTTGGTCCGAAAACATTAAAATATTTTAAGCCTACGATTTTATCTAAGATTTCTTGTTGAGAAGCCCATAGATCAAAAAGATGCTTAGAGTATCCATACATGTTGAGTGGGGCTAATTTTTGAAGCTCATTGTGGCTATCTTGAAATCCATCGGATCCGTCACCATACGTCGCAGCAGAGGAAGCATAGATAAACCGGTGATTATTTTTGATCGCATATTCGGCGAGATGGACAGTAAAGCGATAGTTATTCTCCAAGAGGTAGTTAGCATCTTTTTCCACCGTGCTGCTGCAAGCCCCTAAGTGAATAAAAGCGTCGATAAGATGCTCTTTTCCTTTAAGCCATTCAAAAAGATGATGTTTGGATATGATATCAATGAATTGCTTGCCGACTAGATTTTTCCATTTATCACTTGTTCCGAGATCATCCACAACGACAATATTGCGAAGTCCCTTGTCGTTTAAATGGTGTATCACCCCAGAGCCAATAAAACCAGCCCCACCAGTGACAACAATTAGTTGATCGTCATATATTTTCATTTTTCCTCAGAACTAAGCTAAAAATTGGCAAGCATTCTATTTATACGAAGTGAATGCGAATTGTATCAAAAAGCTAAATTGATCCAAATCGTTTGTTTTATGCAAGATCAATCTCCTCTACATACTTTTTGTCCAAGCCATTTAGTTAACGAAAACGGCATGATCGCCAACTTTTAGTAATCCTAAAATTTTTTTTCCATAAGACTCAAAATTTTTCTCAAAGCTCGCAATTGTGTGACTTCATTTTTTTTGAGTGATTTCATTTTTTCATCGGAAATCGAAAAAGCCAATTCTTTAATTTTTTGTAATTGATTTTTTTCTCCAATCAGTTCTTTTGCAAACATCTCAAAAAAGCTTTGATCTTCGTCGTCTGGAAACACCTTCATAAAATTCAAGGCCTTTTCAAAAAGGCCCTCATTTACAAAAATTTGACAAATTCTACGAAGTGTTGGTTTTTTAAAACCGTTGCGTGGAACTTCAAAAGCAAAATCCAGAGCCTCTTCAATTAAATTCTTATCTAAGCAAAAATTAATCGCATCATTTAAAACAATGTTTTTAAAAGCTACGTTCGAAATTGAAAGAGCACAATTTTTGGCATTTGTAAAATCCTTATTTTGCATAAAGATTTTGCAAATATCTTTTTTAGTTCTATTTTGGTCATACGGATTTGAAATTTCACATATCATTTGCATTGCATGGTCGAATTGCTGTTTTTTTGCAAATTCAACTGCTATTCTACGAAGTGTATCTGTAGGGTTTGAAATTTTTTTCAGTAGTTTCCTTACCTGATCGAATTGCTGTTTTTTTGCCAGCTTAACTGCTATATCACGAAGTATAAGTGGATCGTAAATTTTATCCATTAGTTCCACAGCCTCATCAATTCGGCCTTTTTTTATCAAGCTTTTTGATAGCATTTTAAAAACATTGCCATAACTTGCTTTAGGTATTGTATTCGCCATAGCTAAGGCAAAATCAAGCTCTTCATGACGAGTTAATTTTAAACAAATTCTTTGAAGGTTGTATGAATCATCCTTAAAAATTTCATCTAAATAATGACTTATTTCAGTGTATAAACTATTCTTAATAAAATCTTCAGTTATTGCTAGATTTTTTTCTAAAGATTCTTCTTGCTCAAAAATATCGTCAAATAAAAAAGGCATCCTCAGATTTTTAGAAGATTCTTGCAGGCTTTTTAATTCTTCTTCCGTAAAATTTTTAATCAAATACCAAATTTTTAATCTTTCTTTAAAAATGGAAATTTTTAATTGAGAAAGCGTTGTAACCTCAGAAAAATCAAAATTTTTTTTAACTTCCTGAATATAATCCTTTCTCGATTTCCCTAGCGCATCTTCTAAATTTTCTTGCGATTGAATATGCTCAACTAAAAAATCATGTAATTTGTTAATTAGTAGGGATTCATCTCTAATACGATTGCTTATTGCGATTTCTCGCAGCCGAGAATTGACCAGAGTGGCATTTCTCCAATCCTTTCCTAAATAGTCGAAAATAGGCAAAAGTACTTCGGGAGGGAAATCCGAAACATGCTTAAATGTTTGAGTGGTTTTTATTGCATTGATGCGATCAATGATTTTATTAAATGCTTTTTTATTTTTTTTCAGGTTCTTTTTTTTAAGTTTTTTGACAATTTCTACAAGTTGTAATTGATCAAGATCTGTAAAAAAAAATGCATTTTTATGAGCAAATTTTTCAATGCTTTTAGCAACCTTTAAGGAATTTGTCTGAGCTAAATGAACTTTCGGAAGAAGAGAAATAAACCATTTTAGCCAACCAACAACAATACTATCTGGTTTTGATGAAATTCCCCATTTTGTATTTAGGCAAGCTTGAGGTAGATCGCTTTTTTTCTCCAATTTGCTTAAGTGAGCTCGATAACTTGCTTCAGTTTTACATAGGGGTACGGCCACTTGCATGCTCCTTGACAAATATTCTGGCAAGACGATAGTAATTCAATGAATATAAATCAATAAAATGAATGTAAGTAAATGAATGTTAAAAAAAATATTGCTCATTTTTTTTAGATCATATAGATGAAAAGCCACAACCCATTGAAATACCTACCTATCAAAGTGCTCATAAATAACCTGCAACATTCTTGTATTTACGCTAATAGATATTTTAATTAAAAAAATCATATCGCTTTATATTCAATTAAATGTATTATCATAGTTTAGTATTGAAAAGTTATTAAATTAGTAAATCCAAGAGAAGAATTTTAT is a window from the Parachlamydia acanthamoebae genome containing:
- a CDS encoding bifunctional heptose 7-phosphate kinase/heptose 1-phosphate adenyltransferase — protein: MVRLTGSISQLSNQKVMVIGDFLLDTYTIGKARRISPEAPVAVIQVEREEHRPGGAGNVVLNLLSLGAHVIAVGRIGEDLSGKLLAETLQDEGISTAGLMIQAGYPTPVKNRVIAENQQIVRVDHERILPIPEMLEQQVIEKLSSLLEDVKVVAISDYGKGFLSPTLLSGLMAETKKRGIPVITDPKGIDFTKYQGSTVIKPNLKEAYEAVNLPFETSLDEVAKRVLKLTQAEVLMITRSECGISLFYPNGKRDDFPVAVREVKDVTGAGDTVLAILACSVASGLSLGEAAQLSNVAAGIAIERFGCARVTISDLAHRLLELDVDNKVFNENHFFALQEVLRGKFLAIIGLSSKDGFSAALFDAIQQLRQRENWNVLVNVLDREPLPAFIQMLASLHTIDFISQQDNMEKLTSIMQPNEVYLAASNGLQKIEPIVIF
- the rfaD gene encoding ADP-glyceromanno-heptose 6-epimerase — encoded protein: MKIYDDQLIVVTGGAGFIGSGVIHHLNDKGLRNIVVVDDLGTSDKWKNLVGKQFIDIISKHHLFEWLKGKEHLIDAFIHLGACSSTVEKDANYLLENNYRFTVHLAEYAIKNNHRFIYASSAATYGDGSDGFQDSHNELQKLAPLNMYGYSKHLFDLWASQQEILDKIVGLKYFNVFGPNEWHKGRMASAIMHVVPMALKEGKIRLFKSNDPHFSNGGQQRDFIYVKDVARMTCSFLDNDVTGIFNIGTGIAETWNDLAKAIFKALNLPENIEYIDMPPDLLGKYQNYTCADMSRTWGVLGDLAKCTPLEESVKDYVQNYLLPEKRW